The Oryzias melastigma strain HK-1 linkage group LG6, ASM292280v2, whole genome shotgun sequence genome includes a window with the following:
- the rpl4 gene encoding 60S ribosomal protein L4 — MACARPLISVYSEKGETVGKNVLMPAVFKAPIRPDVVNFVHTNMRKNNRQPYAVSELAGHQTSAESWGTGRAVARIPRVRGGGTHRSGQGAFGNMCRGGRMFAPTKTWRRWHRRINTPQKRYAICSALAASAIPALVMSKGHRIEEIPEVPLVVEDKVEGYKKTKEAVLLLKKLKAWNDIKKVYASQRMRAGKGKMRNRRRIQRKGPCIIYNQDAGLTKAFRNIPGITLQNVNKLNLLRLAPGGHVGRFCVWTESAFRKLDELYGTWRKPATLKVDYNLPMHKMTNTDLSRILKSEEIQKALRAPNKKINRRVLKKNPLKNLKIMFKLNPYAKTVRRHAILKHDPTIKAKMLKPKKRSTKKKNAAKKEAAQPKA, encoded by the exons ATG GCTTGTGCCCGACCTCTCATCTCGGTGTACTCCGAGAAAGGAGAAACCGTCGGCAAAAATGTATTGATGCCAGCCGTCTTCAAGGCCCCAATTCGCCCTGATGTTGTAAACTTTGTGCACACCAACATGCGCAAGAACAACCGTCAGCCATATGCTGTGAGCGAGCTGGCAG GCCACCAGACCAGTGCAGAGTCCTGGGGAACAGGAAGAGCTGTGGCCCGTATTCCTCGTGTGAGGGGAGGTGGTACTCACCGCTCTGGCCAGGGTGCTTTTGGAAAT ATGTGTCGTGGTGGTCGCATGTTTGCCCCAACTAAAACCTGGCGCCGTTGGCACCGCAGGATCAACACGCCCCAGAAGCGTTACGCCATCTGCTCTGCCCTGGCTGCCTCTGCCATTCCTGCACTTGTGATGTCCAAAG GGCACCGCATTGAGGAAATCCCTGAAGTCCCATTGGTGGTTGAAGACAAAGTAGAGGGTTACAAGAAGACCAAGGAGGcagtgctgctgctgaagaagctCAAAGCCTGGAATGACATCAAGAAG GTGTATGCCTCCCAGCGCATGCGTGCGGGGAAGGGTAAGATGAGGAATCGCAGACGAATCCAGCGCAAAGGACCGTGCATCATCTACAACCAAGATGCTGGTTTGACTAAAGCCTTCAGGAATATTCCAG GCATCACTTTGCAGAACGTGAACAAACTGAACCTGCTGAGGCTTGCTCCTGGTGGTCACGTCGGTCGCTTCTGCGTCTGGACAGAAAGCGCTTTCCGCAAGTTGGATGAGCTGTACGGCACCTGGCGCAAACCTGCCACCCTGAAGGTTGACTACAA CCTTCCAATGCACAAGATGACCAACACAGACCTGAGCAGGATTCTGAAGAGCGAAGAGATCCAGAAAGCACTTCGTGCCCCCAA CAAGAAGATCAACCGCAGAGTACTGAAGAAGAATCCTCTGAAGAATCTGAAGATTATGTTCAAGCTGAACCCGTATGCCAAGACAGTAAGACGTCATGCCATCCTGAAGCACGACCCTACT ATCAAGGCCAAGATGCTGAAGCCCAAGAAAAGATCCACAAAGAAGAAGAATGCTGCAAAGAAAGAGGCTGCACAGCCCAAGGCATGA